In a single window of the Microbacterium sp. Root61 genome:
- a CDS encoding GDP-L-fucose synthase family protein — protein MRVLLTGGNGMLAQAVGRAWKSAGRTDDLVPVTRADADLRDQAAVHAMVERIAPDLIIHAAARVGGIAANVADPTGFLLDNVQIDANILSASMRAGIRKFVYFGSSCMYPRDYRQPLVETDVLAAPLEPTNEGYALSKITSARYCEYVARQFGFDYRVIIPSNLYGPHDDFSLDRGHLVAATIAKAHRAKAEGATSIDVWGDGTARREFTYVGDLADWLVENLDGLSAWPTLMNVGKGEDHSVLDYYEAALETVGYRCELVTDPSKPSGMKQKLMDSSLAAQFGWRPATDLAEGMHESYQAYLGQLAESTTEI, from the coding sequence ATGCGGGTACTTCTGACCGGCGGCAACGGCATGCTGGCGCAAGCGGTCGGTCGTGCCTGGAAGAGCGCGGGTCGTACCGACGATCTCGTGCCGGTCACGCGCGCCGACGCGGACCTCCGCGACCAGGCGGCTGTGCACGCGATGGTGGAACGGATCGCGCCGGATCTCATCATCCATGCCGCTGCCCGAGTCGGCGGTATCGCCGCGAATGTGGCGGATCCCACAGGGTTCCTGTTGGACAACGTTCAGATCGACGCCAACATCCTCTCGGCCTCGATGCGCGCAGGCATCCGAAAGTTCGTGTACTTCGGCAGCTCGTGTATGTATCCCAGGGACTACCGGCAGCCCCTGGTCGAGACCGATGTGCTCGCTGCGCCGCTCGAGCCGACAAACGAGGGCTACGCCCTTTCCAAGATCACATCGGCGCGCTATTGCGAATACGTTGCACGGCAATTCGGTTTCGATTACCGCGTCATCATCCCCTCGAACCTCTACGGCCCTCACGACGACTTTTCGCTCGATCGCGGTCACCTTGTCGCTGCGACGATTGCGAAGGCGCATCGGGCGAAGGCGGAGGGCGCGACATCGATCGACGTGTGGGGCGACGGGACGGCACGTCGCGAGTTCACCTACGTCGGCGACCTCGCCGACTGGCTGGTCGAGAACCTCGACGGCCTCTCGGCATGGCCGACCCTCATGAATGTGGGGAAAGGTGAAGACCACAGCGTGCTGGACTACTACGAAGCCGCTCTCGAAACGGTCGGCTACCGATGCGAGCTCGTGACGGATCCGAGCAAGCCGTCTGGGATGAAGCAGAAGCTCATGGATTCGTCCTTGGCGGCCCAGTTCGGATGGCGTCCGGCGACGGACCTCGCTGAGGGCATGCATGAGTCCTACCAGGCATATCTCGGCCAGCTCGCCGAGTCGACGACGGAGATCTGA
- a CDS encoding DegT/DnrJ/EryC1/StrS family aminotransferase, translating into MAIQYPLATTTWDDAEYAALQTVIASGRFTMGPEVRAFEREFAEAVGAKYAVMVNSGSSANLVALAAAVVNPDVDLNPGDEVIVPAVSWATTFYPVHQLGLRLRFVDVDLDTLNIDVEKVAAAISPATKAIFAVNLLGNPADLVALTELARVHDLVLLEDNCESLGATLNGRQAGTYGLAGTYSAFFSHHISTMEGGLVTTDDEYTYQAAVSLRAHGWTRELPDDNLIHPKSGEPFDDLFRFVLPGYNVRPLEMSGALGREQVKKLPGLIEGRRRNAAVFVERFAGRDDVRIQRENGESSWFGFSLLLEGRLAGRRHDVVHALTAAGVEVRPIVAGNFTRNPVMQHLDAIVPDELPAADRIHDDGLFVGNHHYLIDAQIDLLASVFDRV; encoded by the coding sequence ATGGCGATTCAATACCCTCTTGCAACGACGACATGGGATGACGCCGAGTACGCGGCGCTGCAGACGGTGATCGCGAGCGGTCGGTTCACGATGGGACCCGAGGTTCGCGCATTCGAGCGTGAGTTCGCCGAGGCCGTCGGCGCGAAGTATGCCGTCATGGTCAACTCAGGAAGCAGCGCGAACCTCGTCGCGCTCGCGGCAGCCGTTGTGAACCCCGATGTCGATCTCAACCCGGGTGACGAGGTCATCGTTCCCGCAGTCTCGTGGGCGACGACCTTCTACCCGGTCCACCAGCTCGGCCTGCGTCTTCGCTTTGTCGACGTGGATCTTGACACGTTGAACATCGACGTCGAGAAAGTGGCAGCGGCTATCTCGCCCGCCACGAAGGCAATCTTCGCGGTCAACCTGCTGGGAAACCCCGCCGACCTCGTGGCGCTCACCGAGCTTGCACGCGTGCACGATCTGGTGCTACTCGAGGACAACTGCGAGTCGCTGGGTGCAACGCTCAACGGCCGTCAGGCCGGAACGTACGGCCTGGCCGGCACGTACAGCGCGTTCTTCTCGCATCACATCTCGACGATGGAAGGCGGACTCGTCACGACCGACGACGAGTACACCTATCAGGCGGCCGTGTCGCTCCGCGCGCACGGCTGGACGCGCGAGCTCCCCGACGACAACCTGATCCACCCGAAGTCCGGCGAACCGTTCGACGATCTCTTCCGATTCGTCCTCCCCGGCTACAACGTGCGACCGCTGGAGATGTCCGGTGCCCTCGGTCGCGAGCAGGTCAAGAAGCTCCCCGGCCTGATCGAAGGGCGTCGCCGCAACGCCGCCGTGTTCGTCGAGAGATTCGCCGGTCGCGATGATGTCCGCATCCAGCGAGAGAACGGTGAGAGTAGCTGGTTCGGATTCTCGCTCCTCCTCGAGGGCCGGCTTGCCGGCCGACGACATGACGTGGTCCACGCGCTCACCGCCGCCGGCGTCGAAGTGCGCCCGATCGTCGCGGGCAACTTCACCAGGAACCCCGTGATGCAGCACTTGGACGCGATCGTTCCCGACGAGCTTCCCGCCGCAGATCGTATCCACGACGACGGATTATTCGTCGGCAACCACCACTACCTGATCGACGCGCAGATCGACCTCCTCGCGTCCGTGTTCGATCGCGTCTGA
- the gmd gene encoding GDP-mannose 4,6-dehydratase: MTATAPKRAFITGITGQDGSYLAELLLSKGYEVHGLIRRASTFNTVRIDHLFEDPHAPGHRLTLHYGDLTDGSRLVTLLSTIRPDEVYNLAAQSHVRVSFDEPEYTGDSTGLGSVRLLEAVRLAGIDCRYYQASSSEMFGATPPPQDETTPFYPRSPYGAAKVYSYWITKNYREAFGLFAVNGILFNHESPRRGETFVTRKITRAVARIAAGEQSELYMGNLDAVRDWGYAPEYVEAMWRMLQHDTPQDYVVATNTAYTVRDFLEFSFRHVGLDWEKFVKFDERYLRPTEVDALVGDFSLAQRELGWTPAVTTPRLAQIMVDHDVAALASGRSHLRDEVDWQV; the protein is encoded by the coding sequence ATGACCGCGACCGCGCCGAAGCGAGCATTCATCACGGGCATCACCGGCCAGGATGGGAGCTACCTCGCAGAGCTCCTTCTCTCGAAGGGCTACGAGGTGCACGGTCTGATTCGTCGCGCCTCGACCTTCAACACCGTCCGGATCGACCACCTCTTCGAGGATCCGCATGCACCGGGTCACCGCCTGACCCTGCACTACGGCGATCTCACGGACGGGTCGCGCCTGGTCACACTGCTCAGCACGATCCGCCCGGATGAGGTGTACAACCTCGCTGCGCAGTCGCATGTGCGCGTGAGCTTCGACGAGCCTGAGTACACCGGCGACTCGACAGGGCTGGGCTCGGTGCGCTTGCTGGAGGCGGTCCGCCTCGCCGGCATCGACTGCCGCTACTACCAGGCCAGCAGCTCCGAAATGTTCGGTGCCACTCCACCGCCGCAGGATGAGACGACGCCCTTCTATCCCCGGTCGCCGTACGGCGCCGCGAAGGTCTACTCCTACTGGATCACCAAGAACTATCGCGAGGCGTTCGGCCTGTTCGCCGTGAACGGCATTCTCTTCAACCACGAGTCGCCGCGTCGAGGCGAGACCTTCGTGACGCGCAAGATCACCCGTGCTGTCGCCCGGATCGCGGCAGGAGAGCAGAGCGAGCTCTACATGGGCAATCTCGACGCCGTACGTGACTGGGGCTACGCACCGGAGTACGTCGAGGCAATGTGGCGGATGCTCCAGCATGACACCCCCCAGGACTACGTGGTTGCGACGAACACGGCCTATACGGTGCGCGACTTCCTCGAGTTCTCCTTCCGGCACGTCGGACTCGATTGGGAGAAGTTCGTGAAGTTCGACGAGCGCTATCTGCGCCCCACCGAGGTCGATGCGCTTGTCGGCGACTTCTCCTTGGCTCAGCGGGAACTTGGATGGACCCCGGCAGTGACGACACCGCGCCTTGCCCAAATCATGGTCGATCACGATGTCGCGGCGCTCGCGAGCGGCCGGTCGCACCTGCGCGACGAGGTCGATTGGCAGGTCTGA
- a CDS encoding ABC transporter permease, with the protein MTTAAVGAPGSPRRYVHSLWLLSARDLRVRYSTSALGYLWSVLDPLVMSVIYWFVFTQVFERTVGEQPYITFLIVALLPWVWFNSAVSDFTKAFNKDSRLVRSTSIPRSIWVNRIVLSKGIEFLFSIPVLVLFAIFSGATVGWGILWFPVGVLVQLALLIGLGLLVAPLCVLYGDLERTTRLILRALFYASPVIYGVSDLPAPFSQLAAFNPLSGIFTLYRVGFFPDQWDTFTVLVGVIMSLAFLALGLLVFGRLERAVLKEL; encoded by the coding sequence GTGACCACCGCAGCCGTCGGCGCCCCCGGCTCCCCGCGGCGCTACGTGCACTCCCTGTGGCTGCTCTCGGCGCGAGACCTTCGCGTGCGGTACTCCACGAGTGCCCTGGGGTATCTGTGGTCGGTGCTCGATCCGCTCGTGATGAGCGTGATCTACTGGTTCGTCTTCACCCAGGTGTTCGAGCGCACAGTCGGTGAGCAGCCCTACATCACCTTCCTCATCGTCGCGCTCCTCCCATGGGTGTGGTTCAACTCCGCCGTCTCGGACTTCACGAAGGCGTTCAACAAGGACTCGCGATTGGTCCGATCGACCTCGATCCCGCGGTCGATCTGGGTCAACCGCATCGTGTTGAGCAAGGGCATCGAATTCCTGTTCTCGATCCCGGTGCTGGTGCTCTTCGCGATCTTCTCGGGCGCGACCGTCGGGTGGGGCATCCTCTGGTTCCCTGTCGGAGTCCTCGTGCAGCTGGCGCTGCTCATCGGCCTCGGCCTCCTCGTTGCGCCACTGTGTGTGCTGTACGGCGACCTGGAGCGCACGACCAGGCTGATCCTGCGGGCACTGTTCTACGCGTCACCGGTGATCTACGGAGTCTCCGATCTGCCGGCCCCGTTCTCGCAGCTCGCGGCGTTCAACCCGCTGTCCGGCATCTTCACGCTCTACAGGGTGGGCTTCTTCCCGGACCAGTGGGACACCTTCACCGTTCTGGTGGGCGTGATCATGAGCCTCGCATTCCTCGCGCTGGGTCTTCTCGTCTTCGGTCGCCTCGAGCGCGCCGTGCTGAAGGAGCTGTGA
- a CDS encoding ABC transporter ATP-binding protein: MGESLAIEVDGLGIRFRRNRRGRRSFKDLFAGSSRRTKPSEFWALRDVSFTVEPGESIGVVGRNGQGKSTLLRLVAGVLIPDEGRVIVHGGVAPLIEITGGFVGDLTVRENVRLTAGLHGMSRAEVSSRFDGIIDFAEIRDFVDTPYKHLSNGMKVRLAFAVVSQLDEPILLVDEVLAVGDKAFRDKCYKRIDELLAEGRTLFFVSHNERDLRRFCTRGLYLDKGQLAMDAPIAEVLDRYNADYNAG, translated from the coding sequence ATGGGGGAGTCCCTCGCCATCGAGGTCGATGGTCTCGGCATCCGCTTCCGCCGCAACCGCCGCGGTCGCCGCAGCTTCAAGGATCTGTTCGCCGGCTCATCTCGACGCACCAAGCCCAGCGAGTTCTGGGCGTTGCGCGACGTGTCGTTCACAGTGGAGCCTGGCGAGTCCATCGGCGTCGTCGGGCGCAATGGACAAGGCAAGTCGACGCTTCTGCGCCTCGTCGCCGGCGTGCTCATCCCGGACGAGGGCCGAGTTATCGTGCACGGTGGGGTCGCGCCCCTGATCGAGATCACCGGCGGCTTCGTGGGCGACCTGACGGTGCGCGAGAACGTTCGGCTGACCGCGGGCCTGCACGGGATGTCGCGGGCCGAGGTGAGCAGCCGTTTCGACGGCATCATCGACTTCGCCGAGATCCGCGACTTCGTCGACACGCCGTACAAGCACCTGTCGAACGGCATGAAGGTGCGCCTGGCATTCGCTGTCGTCTCGCAGCTGGACGAGCCGATCCTGCTGGTGGACGAGGTGCTCGCCGTCGGCGACAAGGCGTTCCGCGACAAGTGCTACAAGCGCATCGACGAGCTGCTGGCCGAAGGGCGCACGCTGTTCTTCGTCTCTCACAACGAGCGGGACCTGCGCCGCTTCTGCACGCGCGGTCTCTACCTCGACAAGGGGCAGCTCGCGATGGATGCCCCGATCGCCGAGGTACTCGACCGTTACAACGCGGACTACAACGCCGGCTGA
- a CDS encoding glycosyltransferase family 2 protein yields the protein MPLAADTPQMTSTTPFDPASATIAVVTYNRSALLTRLLESIIVMDPKPGHLVIVDNASTDDTTELVESYRDKVGTEIVYRRLDTNTGGSGGFSEGMRVAYELGSQWIWLMDDDVEIIPDGLARMGDWAPRFKSIQGRRYDYDGSEFYWQYRIAEPLGIPIPFAPAGFDESGYKPMNSGCFEGMFIHRDIVEQIGLPDPRFFIYWDDQMYGWLASRKTASVIVNEFVLRRTREIKQWDMGIRHFNASSNAYRYYIMRNRAHIKQYYRSLGVYNPILFGAGTTLTFMKELMRLVFVERTVRGTSNLFRGLRDGRKIANDASWQPMPPLGTVAAS from the coding sequence ATGCCCCTTGCCGCAGACACCCCCCAGATGACCTCGACGACTCCCTTCGACCCCGCCAGCGCGACGATCGCGGTCGTCACTTACAACCGCTCGGCGCTGCTGACGCGACTGCTCGAGAGCATCATCGTGATGGACCCCAAGCCGGGCCATCTGGTGATCGTCGACAACGCGTCCACCGACGACACGACCGAGCTCGTGGAGTCCTACCGCGACAAGGTCGGCACCGAGATCGTCTACCGCCGCCTCGACACCAACACGGGCGGCTCCGGCGGCTTCAGCGAGGGCATGCGCGTCGCCTACGAGCTCGGATCGCAGTGGATCTGGCTGATGGACGACGACGTCGAGATCATCCCCGACGGCCTCGCCCGCATGGGCGACTGGGCACCGCGGTTCAAGAGCATCCAGGGCCGTCGCTACGATTACGACGGCAGCGAGTTCTACTGGCAGTACCGGATCGCCGAGCCGCTCGGCATCCCGATCCCCTTCGCCCCCGCCGGCTTCGATGAGTCCGGCTACAAGCCGATGAACTCCGGCTGCTTCGAAGGCATGTTCATCCACCGCGACATCGTGGAGCAGATCGGCCTGCCCGACCCGCGCTTCTTCATCTACTGGGACGACCAGATGTACGGCTGGCTCGCCTCGCGCAAGACCGCCTCGGTGATCGTCAACGAGTTCGTCCTGCGCCGCACCCGCGAGATCAAGCAGTGGGACATGGGCATCCGCCACTTCAACGCCTCGAGCAACGCGTACCGGTACTACATCATGCGCAACCGCGCGCACATCAAGCAGTACTACCGTTCGCTCGGCGTCTACAACCCGATCCTGTTCGGGGCCGGCACCACGCTGACGTTCATGAAGGAACTGATGCGGCTCGTCTTCGTCGAGCGCACCGTTCGAGGAACGTCGAACCTGTTCCGCGGCCTCCGCGACGGCCGCAAGATCGCGAACGACGCCTCGTGGCAGCCGATGCCGCCGCTGGGGACTGTCGCAGCTTCCTAG
- a CDS encoding O-antigen ligase family protein, with protein MTDAHAGASRLHSIGALLASADMARAFTIAALGTVFSSYAIERIAGEVAYIAMIAGLCVVGIGMLVARRREISFLRLVPTTLLVFLLWALVSLFWTQDTSSTVAGWTSTAGLALLAIVIGHVRDTLQTVRALGDVMRWVLTASLALEILSGILLDTPFVLLGIQGRIAELGPIQGLFGTRNLLGLATVLALITFFVEYRTQSIRLGVAVYSIVLAGSLAALSDSPTVFVLAIAVGAAAAALGLVRHTRPEHRSALQWSLGAVVTIGLVVAYALRHPIIAWLGAGSDFSMRATLWNKILDFVRFDPVIGFGWFGAWEKSEFPFNSINYLLRPANHASALNAYFDVLLQVGWIGLILFSIFCGIALVRAWLVASDRRSIVYAWTPLILVALLVDSMFESFTLTGFGWVMLVICAVRAGQSRSWRDRIDLMDTGPVLPHVQEPPGLSR; from the coding sequence GTGACCGACGCTCACGCCGGAGCGTCGCGACTTCACAGCATCGGGGCTCTGCTCGCGTCCGCCGACATGGCGCGCGCGTTCACCATCGCCGCGCTCGGCACCGTCTTCAGCAGCTATGCGATCGAGCGCATCGCAGGCGAGGTCGCCTACATCGCGATGATCGCGGGACTGTGCGTCGTCGGAATCGGGATGCTGGTGGCCCGCCGCCGCGAGATCTCGTTCCTGCGGCTCGTCCCCACGACGCTCCTGGTGTTCCTGCTGTGGGCGCTGGTGAGCCTCTTCTGGACCCAGGACACCTCCAGCACCGTCGCCGGCTGGACCTCGACCGCCGGCCTGGCCCTGCTCGCGATCGTCATCGGACACGTCCGCGACACGCTGCAGACCGTGCGCGCGCTCGGCGACGTGATGCGCTGGGTGCTCACCGCCTCGCTCGCGCTCGAGATCCTGTCCGGCATCCTGCTGGACACTCCGTTCGTGCTGCTGGGCATCCAGGGCAGGATCGCCGAGCTCGGTCCGATCCAGGGCCTCTTCGGTACCCGCAACCTGCTCGGCCTGGCCACAGTGCTGGCGCTCATCACCTTCTTCGTCGAGTACCGCACGCAGTCGATCCGCCTCGGCGTCGCGGTGTACTCGATCGTGCTGGCCGGTTCGCTCGCCGCTCTGTCGGATTCGCCCACCGTCTTCGTGCTCGCGATCGCCGTCGGCGCGGCCGCGGCCGCCCTCGGCCTCGTGCGCCACACGCGTCCCGAGCACCGCAGTGCCCTGCAGTGGAGCCTGGGGGCGGTCGTCACGATCGGACTCGTCGTCGCCTATGCACTGCGGCATCCGATCATCGCGTGGCTGGGTGCGGGCAGCGACTTCTCGATGCGCGCGACGCTGTGGAACAAGATCCTGGACTTCGTCCGCTTCGACCCGGTCATCGGATTCGGGTGGTTCGGCGCGTGGGAGAAGAGCGAGTTCCCGTTCAACTCGATCAACTACCTGCTGCGCCCGGCCAACCACGCATCGGCACTGAACGCCTACTTCGACGTGCTGCTGCAGGTGGGCTGGATCGGACTGATCCTGTTCTCCATCTTCTGCGGCATCGCCCTGGTGCGGGCATGGCTCGTCGCCAGCGACCGCCGGTCGATCGTCTACGCGTGGACGCCGCTCATCCTCGTCGCGCTCCTGGTCGACTCGATGTTCGAGAGCTTCACCCTCACCGGATTCGGATGGGTGATGCTCGTGATCTGCGCCGTGCGCGCCGGGCAGTCCCGCTCGTGGCGGGATCGGATCGATCTGATGGACACCGGGCCGGTGCTCCCCCACGTCCAGGAACCGCCCGGTCTGTCACGGTAG
- a CDS encoding O-antigen ligase family protein, whose amino-acid sequence MAVYTKHPVSAPPAAPVREKTGLLMLRAWCIFVLFMALSGVAWVNAIGATAASVITILGGLLSVGLWFRIRPPVQWRRLPWFIVGYVAWAGLSMAWSAWVGASALTWLLLVITSVQALFVASVLTWREIVRAIASALKWAMALSILFELAVSLFVQGPLLPGFVRPTEKMDPILYWSRDNLFDGGRIQGIWGNSNLLAAVALLAIIVFAIRFAAGAPRRGLLIGWIVLSAYLMYRAASATTYMAAAAVVVVLATVLLMRTARKPGERTRYYIGYVVVGVGGAAALWIWRDAIFTALGRSADLTGREGIWEQVLERANQHPVVGWGFATPWLVTDPSFDIRIMDHGERVMQAHNMWIDVYLQLGAIGLTLMILTYLAFVWRAWFFAVDRPRWDLRDDRPYSPLTLLPTLVGAILLVQGLAESGPLLLWGWMFLVMFAFKIKQSPHIGVGPAEARIAIERGEPTKHRS is encoded by the coding sequence ATGGCCGTCTACACGAAGCATCCGGTGTCGGCGCCGCCGGCAGCCCCGGTCCGGGAGAAGACCGGGCTGCTGATGCTGCGCGCGTGGTGCATCTTCGTCCTCTTCATGGCGCTCAGCGGCGTCGCATGGGTCAACGCCATCGGCGCCACCGCGGCCAGCGTGATCACCATCCTCGGCGGGCTGCTGTCGGTCGGCCTCTGGTTCCGCATCCGTCCGCCCGTGCAGTGGCGGCGCCTCCCCTGGTTCATCGTCGGCTACGTCGCGTGGGCGGGCCTGTCGATGGCGTGGTCGGCCTGGGTCGGGGCATCCGCTCTCACCTGGCTGCTGCTGGTTATCACGAGCGTGCAGGCATTGTTCGTGGCGAGCGTCCTGACCTGGCGGGAGATCGTCCGCGCCATCGCCTCGGCGCTGAAGTGGGCGATGGCGCTGTCGATCCTGTTCGAGCTCGCAGTCTCGCTGTTCGTCCAGGGACCGCTGCTGCCCGGCTTCGTGCGCCCGACCGAGAAGATGGACCCGATCCTCTACTGGTCCCGCGACAACCTCTTCGACGGCGGGCGCATCCAGGGGATCTGGGGCAACTCGAATCTCCTCGCCGCGGTCGCCCTTCTCGCGATCATCGTCTTCGCCATCCGCTTCGCCGCGGGGGCACCCCGACGGGGGCTGCTGATCGGCTGGATCGTGCTGTCCGCCTATCTGATGTACCGCGCCGCCTCCGCGACGACGTACATGGCCGCCGCCGCCGTCGTGGTCGTCCTTGCCACGGTGCTGCTGATGCGCACCGCCCGCAAACCCGGCGAGCGCACCCGGTACTACATCGGCTACGTCGTGGTCGGGGTCGGCGGTGCCGCCGCCCTGTGGATCTGGCGCGACGCGATCTTCACGGCTCTCGGCCGCAGTGCCGACCTCACCGGTCGCGAGGGCATCTGGGAGCAGGTCCTCGAGCGGGCGAACCAGCACCCGGTCGTCGGCTGGGGCTTCGCGACGCCGTGGCTCGTCACCGACCCGTCCTTCGACATCCGGATCATGGACCACGGTGAGCGGGTCATGCAGGCCCACAACATGTGGATCGACGTGTACCTGCAGCTCGGCGCCATCGGGCTCACGCTGATGATCCTCACCTATCTCGCGTTCGTCTGGCGCGCCTGGTTCTTCGCGGTCGACCGTCCCCGCTGGGACCTCCGCGACGACCGCCCGTACTCGCCGCTGACACTGCTGCCGACGCTCGTGGGCGCCATCCTCCTCGTACAGGGCCTCGCCGAGTCCGGACCGCTGCTGCTGTGGGGTTGGATGTTCCTGGTCATGTTCGCGTTCAAGATCAAGCAGTCCCCGCACATCGGTGTCGGGCCCGCCGAGGCCCGCATCGCGATCGAACGCGGCGAACCGACGAAGCACCGCTCGTGA
- the manA gene encoding mannose-6-phosphate isomerase, class I: MLIGISNAPRDSAWGSPTLIAELEGREPTGAPEAEVWFGDHPASPSAVLDGTGRTLDQWLAAQDAESGTPPRLPYLLKLLAAASTLSIQAHPSKAHAEAAFAREEAAGIPMDAAHRSYRDDNHKPELIVALSERFEALVGVRDLAATRRLLKALGDAAAPVQQRLDTDGVGGTVGWLLSGDAQDIVDAVIAAATTAESDEFGFELEVSRRLATAYPGDPGVVVALLMNVVTLCRGEGVYVGAGVLHAYLAGLGVELMAASDNVMRGGLTPKPIDVPELLAVLDESAGAVALLQPEPAGEGVERFAPGIPDFALLRVESVSTSPRVVETTGTAIVLATAGEVAVRGAVTADPIVLRPGQALLATPAESPLQVVGAGEVFVAQSGI, encoded by the coding sequence ATGCTGATCGGAATCTCCAACGCGCCGCGCGACTCCGCCTGGGGATCCCCCACCCTCATCGCCGAGCTGGAGGGGCGCGAGCCCACCGGTGCGCCGGAGGCCGAGGTGTGGTTCGGCGACCACCCCGCCTCTCCTTCTGCGGTGCTGGACGGCACCGGTCGCACGCTCGATCAGTGGCTCGCGGCGCAGGACGCGGAATCCGGGACGCCGCCGCGGCTGCCCTATCTGCTGAAGCTGCTCGCCGCGGCATCCACTCTCTCGATCCAGGCGCACCCGTCGAAGGCGCACGCCGAGGCGGCGTTCGCGCGGGAGGAGGCGGCCGGGATCCCGATGGATGCCGCGCACCGCAGCTACCGGGACGACAACCACAAGCCCGAGCTCATCGTCGCGCTCAGTGAGCGGTTCGAGGCGCTCGTGGGTGTGCGCGACCTCGCTGCGACGAGGCGGCTGCTGAAGGCGCTGGGGGACGCCGCGGCACCGGTGCAGCAGCGCCTCGACACGGACGGCGTCGGCGGCACGGTCGGGTGGCTCCTCTCCGGCGACGCGCAGGACATCGTCGACGCCGTGATCGCCGCCGCGACCACCGCAGAGTCGGACGAGTTCGGGTTCGAGCTCGAGGTCTCCCGTCGCCTTGCCACCGCCTACCCGGGCGACCCGGGGGTCGTGGTGGCCCTGCTCATGAACGTCGTCACGCTGTGCCGCGGCGAGGGCGTCTATGTCGGCGCGGGCGTGCTGCACGCCTACCTCGCCGGGCTCGGCGTCGAGCTCATGGCCGCGAGCGACAACGTGATGCGCGGCGGCCTGACGCCCAAGCCCATCGATGTGCCCGAGCTGCTGGCCGTGCTGGACGAATCGGCGGGCGCGGTCGCGCTGCTGCAGCCCGAACCGGCGGGGGAGGGGGTCGAACGGTTCGCGCCCGGCATCCCCGACTTCGCGCTGCTGCGCGTGGAGTCCGTCTCCACCAGCCCGCGGGTGGTCGAGACGACCGGCACCGCCATCGTGCTGGCCACCGCCGGCGAGGTGGCCGTGCGCGGCGCGGTCACTGCGGATCCGATCGTGCTCCGCCCGGGACAGGCGCTGCTGGCGACCCCGGCGGAGTCGCCGCTCCAGGTGGTGGGGGCGGGCGAAGTCTTCGTCGCCCAGTCGGGAATCTAA